One genomic segment of Hippoglossus hippoglossus isolate fHipHip1 chromosome 22, fHipHip1.pri, whole genome shotgun sequence includes these proteins:
- the LOC117756567 gene encoding uncharacterized protein LOC117756567 yields MMLTGTILITRVRILPMEMPDHICEFPPESVNVVPGRPILFINMKGRYDLNLPELRCGSCCASWKPELNDVQVSGYWPATIHFYTLYDVAIFQGFKEMKLVAPGNSRLSFMRMLEAQTTECGRTGKVCSDTFYKSFMEWVICSYEVNKLCSEQPFTCPACCPQMLAVSVDGNRKHYRFKKDGCTDEASYFEGVLLCKDDEVAAFVEDIQRRTKHVPGKGVCGRSPLNAAKETSKRSSSSLDEQTQRDLQRERQSLEAIKEDLSVNDETVQQWVIDVQDWAEQDTNSGHSVIRSRMWSERNQLEVHVAQHDEMVQPQQQIGAVENLLKAGYIFPWLLPPSGI; encoded by the exons ATGATGCTGACGGGCACTATTCTCATCACACGtg TAAGAATATTGCCAATGGAAATGCCAGACCATATTTGTGAATTCCCTCCAGAGAGTGTAAATGTTGTTCCAGGGAGGCCTATACTCTTCATAAACATGAAAG gGCGATATGATCTGAACCTCCCAGAGCTGCGGTGTGGAAGCTGCTGTGCTAGCTGGAAACCAGAGCTCAATGATGTCCAAGTTAGTGGCTACTGGCCAGCCACCATCCATTTTTACACACTCTATGATGTAGCCATATTTCAAGGGTTCAAGGAAATGAAGTTGGTTGCTCCAGGGAATTCTCGCTTGAGCTTTATGAGAATGCTCGAAGCGCAAACAACAGAGTGTGGCAGG ACTGGTAAAGTGTGTTCTGACACATTCTACAAGAGCTTCATGGAGTGGGTGATATGTTCTTACGAGGTGAACAAATTATGTTCAGAGCAGCCGTTCACCTGCCCAGCCTGTTGTCCACAAATGCTGGCTGTGTCCGTCGATGGAAACAGGAAGCACTACCGCTTCAAAAAGGATGGGTg TACTGATGAAGCAAGTTACTTTGAGGGTGTGCTTCTCTGCAAAGATGATGAGGTGGCAGCATTTGTGGAAGACATCCAAAGGAGGACCAAGCAT gTGCCAGGAAAGGGGGTTTGTGGCAGGTCTCCGTTGAATGCAGCCAAAGAGACGAGTAAGAGGAGTAGCTCCAGCCTTGATGAACAG ACCCAAAGGGATCTtcagagggagaggcagagccTAGAGGCTATCAAGGAGGACCTGTCTGTGAATGATGAGACTGTGCAGCAGTGGGTCATAGATGTACAGGATTGGGCTGAACAGG ACACCAACTCAGGACACTCTGTGATTCGTAGCCGCATGTGGAGCGAAAGGAACCAGCTTGAGGTCCATGTGGCTCAGCATGACGAAATGGTCCAGCCACAACAGCAAATCGGCGCTGTTGAAAACCTCTTAAAAGCTGGCTACATCTTTCCATGGCTGTTGCCGCCCAGTGGtatataa